The Mercenaria mercenaria strain notata chromosome 8, MADL_Memer_1, whole genome shotgun sequence genome has a segment encoding these proteins:
- the LOC123529365 gene encoding uncharacterized protein LOC123529365: MKCMLNYIKCCYVVVTIASITITCGITYFYTEPGFLQRMNAEYTTSELLKNTNATYVNNLITKQHLNTSYFPKRHFLSKSTDSSIPYLVEMIHNFYLNNINVKSKKECQRHKFIVYSCDFSRSCGGLGDRQRGIVSLFLLALLTSRAFVISFEKPCALENVLKPHLYDWSVCKSFVNTIGNNDSKIFDFVNRAELFNATQDFDKWGWKVVFIKINFHLFDQLRKREDVRDRIDWLLHMSKWKVVNTVLQILFKPAQTSFDYLKQFDKHKVQGKTLVCSHIRTGKNPSIPEDNVFRTKPDETIIFNFLKKYIASSQYVLYLATDSDSVRQKFIKMFENSIKMNITLVHIDRLGKYKMFQKQACEGLKFAVVEQYILSACDILILTKSGFGKTAAYMRGKSDQLFLFHPIKRRVVLSDLRHI, from the exons ATGAAGTGCATGTTGAACTACATTAAATGTTGTTACGTG GTCGTAACCATTGCATCAATTACGATAACCTGTGGAATAACGTACTTTTACACAGAGCCAGGCTTTCTCCAAAGAATGAACGCAGAATATACAACGTCTGAATTGTTAAAAAACACAAATGCAACCTATGTTAATAATCTTATTACTAAACAACATCTGAATACTTCATACTTTCCCAAAAGACATTTTTTAAGCAAATCTACAGATAGTTCGATCCCATACCTCGTTGAAATGATTCATAACTTCTATCTTAATAATATCAATGTAAAGAGCAAAAAGGAGTGCCAGCGTCACAAATTCATTGTCTATAGTTGCGATTTCTCAAGGTCTTGTGGTGGACTGGGTGATAGACAACGAGgtattgtttctttgtttttactaGCTTTACTAACATCAAGAGcttttgttatcagttttgaAAAGCCATGTGCCCTTGAAAACGTTTTAAAACCACACTTATATGACTGGTCCGTATGCAAATCATTCGTTAATACAATAGGAAACAATGACTCCAAAATATTTGACTTTGTTAATAGAGCAGAACTGTTTAACGCTACTCAGGATTTTGACAAATGGGGATGGAAGGTCGtgttcatcaaaataaattttcatctGTTTGATCAACTCCGGAAACGCGAGGACGTTAGAGACCGTATAGACTGGCTTTTGCACATGTCAAAGTGGAAAGTCGTAAACACTGTACttcaaatactgtttaaaccagcACAGACAAGTTTTGATTATCTTAAACAATTTGATAAACATAAAGTACAAGGAAAGACACTTGTATGTAGTCACATCCGAACAGGAAAAAATCCAAGTATACCAGAGGATAACGTATTTAGGACAAAACCTGACGAAACAATAATATTCAACTTTCTGAAAAAATACATTGCGTCTAGCCAATATGTCCTTTATCTAGCAACTGATTCAGATTCTGTCCgccaaaaatttatcaaaatgtttgaaaacagtATCAAAATGAATATAACTCTTGTTCACATTGATCGTTTGGGtaagtataaaatgtttcagAAGCAGGCTTGTGAAGGACTTAAGTTTGCTGTTGTAGAACAGTATATTCTTTCTgcttgtgacattttgatactgACAAAGAGTGGATTTGGAAAGACAGCAGCATATATGCGAGGAAAATCAGATCAGTTGTTTCTGTTTCACCCAATAAAAAGACGAGTTGTTTTGTCAGATTTAAGACATATATAA